The Malaclemys terrapin pileata isolate rMalTer1 chromosome 24, rMalTer1.hap1, whole genome shotgun sequence genome contains a region encoding:
- the GPX4 gene encoding phospholipid hydroperoxide glutathione peroxidase, with amino-acid sequence MTWGRLGRRVLLCGALGARGLSRSMCTQADDWQSAKSIYEFQAKDIDGNDVSLEKYKGYVCIVTNVASKUGKTDVNYTQLVDMYARYAERGLRILGFPCNQFGNQEPGDESQIKQFVASYGVKFDMYSKIEVNGNNAHPLWKWMKDQPKGRGTLGNAIKWNFTKFLINKEGHVVKRYSPMDDPYVIEKDLPAFL; translated from the exons ATGACTTGGGGCCGCCTGGGCAGACGGGTGCTGCTGTGCGGGGCACTAGGCGCGCGGGGTCTGAGCCGGAGCATG TGTACACAGGCGGATGACTGGCAATCTGCCAAATCAATATATGAATTCCAGGCCAAAGACATTGATGGCAATGATGTGTCCCTGGAAAAGTACAA GGGGTACGTCTGCATCGTCACCAATGTAGCATCCAAATGAGGAAAAACTGACGTAAACTACACTCAGCTTGTCGATATGTACGCCAGATACGCTGAGAGGGGTTTACGCATCCTGGGCTTCCCCTGCAACCAGTTTGGAAACCAG GAGCCTGGGGATGAGTCTCAGATCAAACAATTTGTTGCAAGCTATGGGGTGAAGTTTGACATGTACAGCAAGATAGAGGTCAACGGGAACAACGCCCATCCTCTCTGGAAATGGATGAAAGATCAGCCCAAAGGAAGAGGCACCCTGGGAAA TGCAATAAAATGGAACTTCACAAAG TTCCTCATTAACAAGGAGGGCCATGTGGTGAAGAGATACAGCCCAATGGATGATCCATAT GTGATTGAGAAGGACCTGCCCGCTTTCCTGTAG